From a single Phycisphaeraceae bacterium genomic region:
- a CDS encoding ABC transporter ATP-binding protein — translation MSATIALRRLTKNYGKTVAVDQIDLDIPAGSLFFLLGPSGCGKTTLLRMLAGFIEPTAGSITFDGKDVTHLPANKRQCGMVFQSYALWPHMTVKQNVAFGLTVRKVPAAEAERRIEAALKNVQMESYAQRKPNELSGGQQQRVALARAMVIEPALLLLDEPLSNLDAKLRIEMRSTIRNICKAANITGVYVTHDQKEALSMADRMAVLRAGKVIQVGEPRTLYDRPANRFVADFLGETNFLSAVILGREGDEVLLESPAGKLRSRAYPKDLPQGGGVTVSIRPEALRICNGTGSTTGSSNVLVTKRVESTYLGEVAQHQLAIGDQTRLKVFELNPRAASDTDRTIRVEVSPEDVVILQD, via the coding sequence ATGAGCGCAACCATTGCCCTGCGCCGACTCACCAAGAACTACGGCAAGACCGTCGCCGTCGATCAAATCGACCTCGACATACCGGCCGGCTCGCTCTTTTTTCTCCTCGGCCCCAGCGGCTGCGGTAAGACCACCTTGCTCCGCATGCTTGCGGGATTCATCGAGCCGACAGCCGGCTCAATCACTTTCGACGGTAAAGATGTCACCCATCTGCCTGCCAATAAGCGCCAATGCGGCATGGTGTTTCAAAGCTATGCACTTTGGCCGCACATGACGGTGAAACAGAACGTCGCTTTCGGATTGACGGTGCGCAAAGTCCCTGCTGCCGAGGCGGAACGACGAATTGAAGCTGCGCTTAAAAACGTGCAGATGGAGAGCTACGCGCAGCGTAAACCCAATGAGCTTTCGGGAGGACAGCAACAGCGCGTCGCACTGGCGCGGGCGATGGTAATCGAGCCGGCACTGCTGCTGCTCGATGAACCGCTGTCCAATCTTGACGCCAAGCTACGTATCGAGATGCGCTCAACGATCCGAAATATCTGCAAGGCTGCGAATATCACAGGCGTTTACGTGACACACGATCAGAAAGAAGCCTTGTCGATGGCTGACCGCATGGCGGTGCTCCGCGCGGGAAAGGTCATCCAGGTCGGCGAACCACGAACGCTTTATGACAGGCCGGCTAATCGTTTCGTGGCTGACTTCCTTGGTGAGACCAATTTCCTCAGCGCGGTAATTCTTGGACGCGAAGGCGATGAGGTGCTGCTCGAATCTCCGGCTGGAAAATTGCGATCCCGCGCCTATCCGAAAGACCTTCCGCAGGGCGGCGGAGTGACCGTGTCTATTCGGCCTGAGGCTCTTCGCATCTGCAATGGAACTGGCAGCACGACAGGAAGCAGCAACGTCCTCGTCACCAAGCGGGTTGAATCCACCTATCTTGGCGAGGTGGCACAACATCAACTCGCCATAGGCGACCAGACACGGCTCAAGGTATTCGAGCTCAACCCTCGCGCAGCAAGTGATACCGACAGAACGATCCGTGTCGAAGTATCCCCAGAGGATGTTGTGATACTTCAGGATTGA
- the truB gene encoding tRNA pseudouridine(55) synthase TruB, which yields MTDSHKPAEPLNGLLVVDKPLGWSSMDVIRHVRRAVSMKRVGHAGTLDPLATGVVIVCIGKATRCVESLMGMTKVYEADVDLSAFTATDDREGEREEVTVVITPSREDLCKVLVKFVGQIAQTPPAFSAVHINGQRAYKLARRGESVALTPRMVNIAAIDLLDYAWPTARIRVTCGKGTYIRSLARDIGRALGTGGHLASLRRLSVGPYDLSQAVNQKRLELPIRQDELLPAPTPIK from the coding sequence TTGACTGATTCCCACAAACCCGCCGAGCCGCTCAACGGCTTGCTCGTTGTCGATAAGCCTCTGGGTTGGAGTTCGATGGACGTGATTCGTCACGTACGTCGAGCGGTGTCGATGAAACGGGTCGGCCACGCAGGCACACTCGACCCGTTGGCGACCGGGGTGGTCATTGTCTGCATCGGTAAAGCCACCCGCTGCGTCGAGTCACTCATGGGCATGACCAAGGTTTACGAAGCTGATGTGGATCTTTCCGCTTTTACTGCCACCGATGATCGGGAAGGTGAGCGCGAGGAGGTTACGGTAGTAATTACACCGAGCCGGGAAGACCTGTGCAAAGTCCTGGTTAAGTTCGTAGGGCAGATAGCGCAGACACCGCCGGCATTCAGTGCGGTACATATCAACGGACAACGCGCATACAAACTGGCCCGCCGGGGTGAATCGGTGGCATTAACTCCGCGTATGGTGAACATCGCGGCGATTGATCTGCTTGACTACGCTTGGCCGACTGCTCGCATCCGTGTGACTTGCGGGAAGGGAACCTACATTCGCAGTCTAGCTCGTGACATCGGCAGAGCACTAGGTACTGGTGGACACCTTGCGTCGCTGCGCCGGCTATCGGTCGGTCCATACGATCTGAGTCAGGCGGTTAATCAGAAGCGGTTGGAGCTACCGATTCGGCAAGACGAGCTATTACCTGCACCGACTCCGATCAAATGA
- a CDS encoding type II secretion system protein, which yields MRVIITFNYQSHLPNLAIVSQGGGFACRAKELCISNGVRRTRRGFTLIELLVVISIVVLLISILLPVVGKARRIAKRIPCMNNMRTMGTSFQIYTNDSKGILPWDCYAEGDRPIRHVGPWEDSMQWFNVAPTYAGQLSYNEQQLADIAGTTRLPNWRNSGLFVCPCSDPPGGVSGTGDLVTDGYFMLWGCDVTGTIPVRRKTFWSYGYNTQLDQGVEDRHINDRVLMPITMFPQPTATVVLIEKLMRPDEYKPYFNSDVGQAQVSWKEFTTRHEGGGFLLFLDNHVNFFQRSEILGAPNAPSDYNQPGRLVWNPGAPSI from the coding sequence ATGAGAGTGATTATCACTTTCAATTATCAGAGTCATCTACCGAACCTTGCGATTGTGTCGCAGGGTGGTGGCTTCGCTTGTCGAGCCAAAGAGTTGTGCATCTCAAACGGTGTGCGACGAACTCGGCGTGGGTTTACGCTCATTGAGTTGCTGGTCGTCATTTCGATCGTGGTGCTTTTGATCTCGATTCTCCTGCCGGTTGTCGGAAAGGCACGCCGAATTGCCAAGCGCATCCCGTGTATGAACAACATGCGGACGATGGGTACCAGTTTCCAGATTTACACAAACGATTCGAAAGGAATCCTGCCGTGGGACTGCTATGCGGAAGGCGATCGACCGATCCGTCACGTTGGGCCTTGGGAAGACTCGATGCAGTGGTTCAACGTCGCCCCGACTTACGCGGGCCAGCTCAGCTATAACGAGCAGCAGCTTGCCGACATTGCTGGCACGACCCGCCTGCCTAACTGGCGCAACTCAGGACTTTTTGTCTGTCCCTGCTCCGATCCTCCCGGTGGCGTATCGGGGACAGGCGACCTTGTGACAGACGGCTACTTCATGCTCTGGGGCTGCGATGTCACGGGGACGATTCCCGTTCGACGCAAGACATTCTGGTCATACGGATACAACACGCAGCTCGATCAAGGCGTCGAGGATCGTCACATTAATGATCGCGTGCTCATGCCGATCACGATGTTTCCGCAGCCGACCGCCACGGTAGTGCTGATCGAAAAACTGATGAGGCCTGACGAATATAAACCATACTTCAACTCCGATGTGGGGCAGGCGCAGGTGAGCTGGAAGGAGTTCACTACTCGACACGAAGGCGGCGGCTTCCTGCTGTTTCTCGACAACCACGTCAACTTTTTCCAACGCAGCGAAATCCTCGGCGCTCCCAATGCACCGTCGGATTACAACCAACCCGGCCGCCTGGTGTGGAATCCCGGTGCGCCATCGATCTGA
- a CDS encoding prepilin-type N-terminal cleavage/methylation domain-containing protein produces MGRNQVQRNGFRAQCCARRGFTLVELLVVVSIIASLVALLLPALASGRAVARRTKCAVNERSIGQATFAYASERGYMNPLTKGTDGLPMASTPILWWGQAAAVTYPGFSYFHYGTLIGSNFINATSFICPDSSMWTTSPNNMGGVIYSYDPKNAGLTNHVFIGTYIPRAIGAQAPVRLDEVGSNLLGDITTRKALLIDINQPNSSAQNHRAGVNVLYQDSSVKFVANPRPTYGITPSSGSQWSELDRGLLQ; encoded by the coding sequence ATGGGGAGAAATCAAGTGCAACGTAACGGTTTTCGAGCGCAATGTTGCGCCCGGCGGGGATTCACCCTCGTCGAGTTGCTGGTGGTTGTATCAATCATTGCCAGCCTTGTGGCACTCCTGCTGCCCGCGCTGGCAAGCGGTCGTGCAGTGGCTCGACGCACCAAGTGTGCTGTCAATGAACGCTCAATCGGTCAAGCGACTTTCGCGTATGCCAGCGAGCGGGGTTACATGAACCCCCTCACTAAAGGTACGGATGGCTTGCCGATGGCTTCCACTCCGATTCTCTGGTGGGGACAGGCTGCTGCGGTGACCTATCCGGGATTCAGCTATTTTCATTACGGCACACTAATCGGTTCGAACTTCATTAATGCTACGTCGTTCATCTGCCCCGACAGCAGCATGTGGACAACAAGCCCAAACAACATGGGCGGAGTTATCTACAGCTATGATCCGAAAAACGCTGGTCTCACCAATCACGTATTCATCGGAACGTATATTCCGCGAGCTATCGGGGCACAGGCACCGGTGCGTCTGGATGAAGTCGGCTCCAATTTATTAGGCGACATCACCACCCGAAAAGCCCTGCTCATCGACATCAACCAGCCGAATTCGTCCGCTCAGAATCATCGTGCAGGCGTGAACGTGCTTTACCAGGATAGTTCCGTGAAGTTCGTCGCCAATCCGCGACCAACGTATGGGATCACTCCCTCGTCCGGTTCACAATGGTCGGAATTGGATCGCGGACTGCTTCAATAA
- the rpoC gene encoding DNA-directed RNA polymerase subunit beta' yields MAEQVYDRVNDYGSVKITLASPNDIRSWSFGEVKKPETINYRTYRPEKDGLFCERIFGPERDYECACGKYKGTKFKGIICDRCGVKVTHSRVRRKRMGHINLAAPVVHIWFFKAIPSHMGNLLGMKTSDLEKVIYFQDYVVIDPGDTPLTEKQVLTEEEHRQAVEKHGSSFRASMGADAAKDLLLRLDLDKLNEQLREDLRNTRSKQKIKDLSKRLKIVEQIRHSENKPEWMVMDVVPVIPPDLRPLVLLESGNFATSDLNDLYRRIINRNNRLKKLMDLNAPEVIIRNEKRMLQQSVDALFDNGRCRRPVLGSSNRPLKSLTDMIKGKQGRFRENLLGKRVDYSARSVIVVGPELKLNQCGLPKKIALELFQPFIIRKLKEHGLVDTIKSAKKMLERRDPEVWDILEEVIYQHPVMLNRAPTLHRMGIQAFEPVLVEGNAIKIHPLVCTGFNADFDGDQMAVHLPLSVEAQAEAHILILSPNNIFSPANGNPIISPSQDIVLGVYYITSLPEPLPEETLGLLTNPPKTLSADQRKALRKIKEFKDPTEALLAYDLKTVGIHDSIVVRLPEGQYIDIVSEPKGDPKPMPASRRIVTTIGRLMFNEMVVHGLPYYNCVLGKKGCARVIDDTYERAGRPATIELLDNLKEIGFKRSTVAGLSFGITDLRIPARKQEIIDDTQKKVNRVENAFHAGALTERERYNQLLDLWTHCREEVTKELLRELKTDRRDHNGLPVPVDSKQGQFYMNPVWLMSDSGARGNVSQIQQLAGMRGLMSKPSGEIIETPIRANAREGMNVLEYFSSTHGARKGLADTALKTADSGYLTRKLADVAQNVFIYEVDCETKNGITKRAIYKGEEIDVPLRDSIVGRSARETIRNPITDELIVEENALIDDISAAKIEALGIDSVMVRSPLTCESRRGICATCYGQDMSTGKLVEEGLAVGIIGAQSIGEPGTQLTMRTFHTGGIGQRTLVETEYRATHGGTVQIRDANEVPVKDEDGNDVLVALKRNGEISIHDPKGRELEKYKLQYGAYITVKPGQEVKKNQVMVKWDPHRTPILAEKGGTVKFEDIKLGETVRPEKEAAGGKGKKATSGPKESLVVIEHKGEMHPRIVIEGADGKILDFHYLPAKARIEVTEGQIIEAGHMLARQPREAKGSSDIVGGLPRVTEIFEARKPKDAAVMAEISGTVELRSDRRRGKMTIIVRSAAEGEGGLEKEHHVPQDRHLLVHTGDFVTAGDPLIDGPLVPHDILRIKGEEALFSYLLDEVQNVYRAQGVPINDKHIEIILAQMLRKVRLENPGDSKLLPNEVVDKFRFREANEQVGEMVRIKDSGDTGLAVGSLVTKQEVREANAKAEADDKQGAKATKARPATAKTLLLGITKASLQSESFLSGASFQETTKVLTEAALAARTDNLVGLKENVLLGHLIPVGTGFKPYTNLKVVKLAEPVAQEAPSREEDLQDAAALAEAAGAETPDQIKTTVGESRLVAQLLGEVDPTAVEETKE; encoded by the coding sequence ATGGCAGAGCAAGTTTACGATCGCGTCAATGATTACGGCTCGGTGAAAATCACTCTGGCCAGTCCCAACGACATTCGTTCGTGGTCGTTCGGCGAGGTCAAGAAACCCGAGACGATCAACTACCGCACCTATCGCCCGGAAAAGGACGGCCTTTTCTGCGAGCGCATCTTCGGCCCGGAGCGCGACTATGAGTGCGCCTGCGGCAAGTACAAAGGTACGAAGTTCAAGGGCATCATCTGTGATCGCTGCGGCGTGAAGGTTACGCACAGCCGTGTCCGTCGTAAACGGATGGGACACATCAATCTCGCTGCGCCAGTGGTTCATATCTGGTTCTTCAAAGCCATTCCCAGCCATATGGGAAATCTTCTGGGCATGAAGACCAGCGACCTTGAAAAGGTGATCTACTTTCAGGATTACGTCGTCATCGATCCGGGTGACACCCCGCTGACTGAGAAGCAGGTATTGACCGAAGAAGAGCATCGTCAGGCAGTGGAAAAGCACGGCTCCTCGTTCCGCGCCAGCATGGGTGCGGATGCGGCAAAGGATCTGCTGCTGCGCCTCGACCTCGACAAGCTCAACGAACAGCTCCGCGAAGATCTCCGAAACACACGGTCCAAACAGAAGATCAAGGATCTCTCCAAGCGGCTTAAGATCGTTGAGCAGATTCGCCACTCGGAAAACAAGCCGGAGTGGATGGTCATGGATGTGGTGCCGGTGATCCCGCCCGATCTGCGGCCGCTGGTTCTGCTGGAGTCGGGAAATTTTGCGACCAGCGATCTCAACGATCTTTACCGCCGGATCATCAACCGCAACAACCGGCTCAAGAAGCTGATGGACCTCAATGCGCCCGAGGTCATCATTCGTAACGAAAAGCGAATGCTTCAGCAGTCGGTTGATGCTCTGTTTGATAACGGTCGATGCCGTCGTCCGGTACTGGGTTCTTCGAACCGTCCGCTCAAGTCGCTGACGGACATGATCAAAGGCAAGCAGGGCCGCTTCCGCGAAAACCTGCTGGGTAAGCGCGTCGATTATTCAGCGCGTTCGGTCATCGTCGTCGGACCTGAGTTGAAACTCAATCAGTGCGGCCTGCCTAAGAAGATCGCACTGGAACTCTTCCAGCCGTTCATTATCCGCAAGCTCAAAGAGCATGGCCTGGTGGACACAATCAAGTCCGCCAAGAAGATGCTCGAGCGGCGTGACCCTGAAGTGTGGGACATCCTGGAAGAAGTGATCTATCAGCATCCGGTCATGCTCAACCGCGCACCGACTCTGCACCGTATGGGTATCCAGGCGTTCGAGCCGGTGCTGGTGGAAGGCAACGCGATCAAGATTCACCCGCTGGTGTGTACGGGCTTCAACGCGGACTTCGACGGTGACCAGATGGCGGTTCACCTGCCCTTGTCCGTAGAGGCGCAGGCGGAAGCGCATATTTTGATCCTCAGCCCCAACAACATCTTCAGTCCTGCGAACGGCAATCCGATTATTTCGCCTTCACAGGACATCGTGCTGGGTGTCTATTACATCACCTCGCTGCCTGAACCGCTGCCCGAGGAGACGCTTGGGCTGTTGACCAATCCGCCTAAAACACTTTCTGCCGACCAGAGGAAAGCTCTGCGAAAGATCAAGGAGTTCAAGGATCCGACCGAAGCACTGCTGGCTTACGATCTCAAGACAGTCGGCATTCACGACTCGATCGTCGTGCGATTGCCTGAAGGCCAGTACATCGACATCGTCAGCGAGCCTAAGGGTGATCCCAAGCCGATGCCCGCCTCACGCCGCATCGTCACGACGATCGGTCGGCTGATGTTCAACGAGATGGTTGTCCACGGCCTGCCTTACTATAACTGCGTGCTCGGTAAGAAGGGTTGCGCCCGCGTGATCGACGACACGTACGAGCGAGCAGGACGACCCGCGACGATTGAACTGCTCGATAACCTGAAGGAAATCGGCTTCAAGCGATCCACCGTCGCTGGTCTGTCCTTCGGCATCACCGACCTGCGAATCCCCGCGCGTAAACAGGAAATCATCGACGACACGCAGAAGAAGGTAAATCGCGTGGAGAACGCATTCCACGCCGGTGCGCTTACTGAACGTGAGCGGTACAACCAGTTGCTCGACCTCTGGACTCACTGCCGTGAAGAAGTGACCAAGGAACTGCTCCGCGAGCTTAAGACCGACCGTCGTGACCACAACGGCCTGCCGGTGCCAGTGGATTCCAAGCAGGGCCAGTTCTACATGAACCCCGTGTGGCTGATGAGCGACTCGGGTGCTCGAGGTAACGTCAGCCAGATTCAGCAGCTTGCCGGTATGCGTGGCCTCATGAGCAAGCCCAGCGGTGAAATCATCGAGACGCCGATCCGTGCCAACGCCCGCGAAGGCATGAACGTGCTCGAATATTTCAGCTCGACACACGGTGCCCGCAAGGGTCTGGCTGATACGGCTCTCAAGACTGCCGACTCTGGCTATCTCACGCGTAAGCTCGCTGATGTCGCTCAGAACGTCTTCATCTACGAAGTGGATTGCGAGACCAAGAACGGCATCACCAAGCGAGCGATTTATAAGGGTGAAGAGATCGACGTTCCGCTCCGCGATTCGATCGTTGGACGGTCAGCTCGTGAGACCATCCGTAACCCGATCACCGATGAGCTTATCGTCGAAGAAAACGCACTCATCGACGATATTTCCGCTGCGAAGATCGAGGCTCTGGGTATCGACTCGGTGATGGTCCGTTCACCGCTGACCTGTGAATCCCGCCGTGGTATCTGTGCGACCTGCTATGGTCAGGATATGTCCACCGGCAAGCTCGTCGAAGAGGGCTTGGCGGTTGGCATCATCGGTGCCCAGTCGATCGGTGAGCCGGGCACGCAGTTGACGATGCGTACCTTCCACACGGGCGGTATCGGACAACGAACCCTGGTCGAAACCGAATACCGAGCGACGCATGGCGGTACGGTGCAGATCCGCGACGCCAACGAAGTGCCGGTCAAGGATGAAGACGGCAACGACGTGCTCGTCGCCCTGAAGCGCAACGGTGAAATTTCCATTCATGATCCCAAAGGCCGCGAACTGGAGAAATACAAACTCCAGTACGGTGCCTACATCACCGTCAAGCCTGGTCAGGAAGTGAAGAAAAATCAGGTCATGGTGAAGTGGGACCCGCACCGAACTCCGATCCTCGCCGAAAAGGGCGGTACGGTGAAGTTTGAGGACATCAAACTAGGTGAGACGGTACGCCCTGAGAAGGAAGCGGCCGGCGGCAAGGGCAAGAAGGCCACGAGCGGGCCGAAAGAGTCACTGGTTGTCATCGAACATAAAGGCGAGATGCATCCTCGAATCGTGATTGAGGGTGCCGACGGCAAGATCCTCGACTTCCACTACCTGCCTGCCAAGGCTCGTATCGAAGTGACCGAGGGCCAGATCATCGAGGCAGGACATATGCTTGCTCGACAGCCTCGTGAAGCCAAGGGATCGAGCGATATCGTCGGTGGTCTGCCTCGCGTCACCGAGATTTTCGAAGCTCGTAAGCCCAAGGATGCAGCTGTGATGGCGGAGATCTCCGGCACCGTCGAGCTGCGCAGCGATCGTCGTCGCGGAAAGATGACGATCATCGTACGCTCTGCCGCCGAAGGTGAAGGCGGGCTTGAGAAGGAGCACCACGTTCCGCAGGATCGTCACCTGCTCGTTCACACAGGTGATTTTGTGACGGCTGGTGATCCGTTGATCGATGGTCCGCTCGTGCCGCACGATATTCTGCGCATCAAGGGTGAGGAAGCATTGTTCAGCTACCTGCTTGATGAGGTGCAGAACGTGTATCGCGCTCAGGGTGTGCCGATCAACGACAAGCATATCGAGATTATCCTGGCCCAGATGCTTCGTAAGGTGCGTCTGGAAAATCCGGGTGACTCAAAGCTCCTGCCCAACGAAGTCGTGGACAAGTTCCGTTTCCGCGAAGCTAACGAACAGGTTGGCGAGATGGTGCGGATCAAGGACTCCGGCGACACGGGTTTGGCTGTCGGCTCGCTGGTGACCAAACAGGAGGTCCGCGAGGCAAACGCCAAGGCCGAGGCCGACGACAAGCAGGGGGCCAAGGCCACCAAAGCACGACCCGCGACAGCCAAGACATTGCTCCTGGGTATTACCAAGGCTTCGCTCCAGAGCGAGTCGTTCCTATCCGGTGCGAGCTTCCAGGAAACAACCAAGGTTCTCACCGAAGCTGCGCTGGCAGCACGGACAGATAACCTGGTTGGCCTCAAAGAAAACGTGCTGCTTGGGCACCTCATTCCGGTCGGTACTGGCTTCAAACCCTACACCAACCTCAAGGTCGTCAAGCTGGCTGAGCCGGTAGCGCAGGAAGCTCCGTCGCGTGAGGAAGACCTGCAGGATGCAGCAGCATTGGCGGAGGCCGCCGGTGCCGAAACGCCGGATCAGATCAAGACCACCGTCGGCGAAAGCCGTCTCGTGGCGCAACTCCTCGGCGAGGTCGATCCGACCGCGGTCGAAGAGACGAAGGAATGA
- the queA gene encoding tRNA preQ1(34) S-adenosylmethionine ribosyltransferase-isomerase QueA, whose amino-acid sequence MVTPRDSDVADIRPRHYDHTAMRVDDLDYELPPGRIATEPAEPRDAARLMVVDRKRQRIEHHYVRDLLGVPGSPQPGDLMVFNQTRVLPAYFTAIRAATGGKVSGLYLAESDGLWRIMLESRGTLQPGELITLDDETSLELVNRVDGGEWRARLRSPQDTVATLQRVGVTPLPPYIRQERRAKGEKEIRPDDATRYNTVFARDAGSVAAPTAGLHFTPSLLKAIDAAGVRRASITLHVGLGTFSPVRTENLEDHAIHREWIDISSETIALLQETRAAGGRIIPVGTTTVRALESLPSNWESLKGYTAETDLFITPGLSESGPGAFAFRFTDALMTNFHLPRSTLLALVAALPNVGVDRLKLWYHTAVAEGYRFYSYGDAMLII is encoded by the coding sequence ATGGTGACGCCACGCGACAGTGACGTAGCCGATATTCGACCCCGCCATTACGATCACACGGCCATGCGTGTGGATGATTTAGATTATGAGCTTCCTCCCGGACGGATCGCAACTGAGCCGGCGGAACCGCGCGATGCTGCGAGGTTGATGGTTGTCGATCGCAAGCGTCAGCGGATTGAGCACCACTACGTGCGTGACTTGCTTGGGGTGCCCGGCAGTCCACAGCCTGGTGATTTGATGGTGTTTAATCAGACGCGCGTACTGCCCGCATACTTCACAGCTATACGAGCCGCAACGGGGGGCAAGGTTTCGGGGCTATACCTTGCTGAGAGTGACGGCCTATGGCGCATCATGCTCGAATCTAGAGGTACTTTACAGCCAGGCGAACTGATCACGCTCGATGATGAAACCTCGCTGGAACTTGTTAATCGCGTGGACGGCGGCGAATGGCGCGCACGACTGCGCAGCCCACAAGACACCGTTGCAACCTTGCAGCGCGTAGGTGTCACACCTTTGCCTCCCTACATTCGACAGGAACGTCGCGCCAAAGGGGAGAAGGAAATACGTCCCGACGATGCGACGCGATATAACACGGTTTTCGCACGTGATGCAGGGTCGGTTGCAGCTCCAACAGCCGGCCTGCATTTCACCCCATCGCTGCTCAAAGCGATCGATGCTGCTGGTGTGCGTCGCGCCAGCATTACACTTCACGTCGGCCTGGGTACTTTTTCTCCGGTTCGTACGGAAAACCTTGAAGACCATGCGATCCACCGTGAATGGATCGATATATCAAGTGAGACAATCGCACTACTCCAGGAAACCCGCGCAGCCGGGGGGCGGATTATTCCCGTTGGTACGACAACGGTGCGCGCTCTGGAAAGTTTGCCCTCAAACTGGGAATCACTTAAAGGCTATACAGCGGAAACCGACCTGTTCATCACCCCCGGCCTTAGCGAGAGTGGCCCTGGAGCTTTCGCCTTCCGCTTCACAGATGCTCTGATGACAAATTTCCACCTGCCGCGATCTACGTTACTTGCACTGGTCGCAGCATTGCCGAATGTGGGTGTGGACCGTCTAAAGCTCTGGTACCACACCGCAGTTGCGGAGGGTTATCGCTTCTATTCCTATGGCGATGCCATGCTCATCATTTGA
- a CDS encoding AI-2E family transporter: MEPSSTSPSKTRTSDRHLWQIRWVRDLLIIAVVFLVLDVGYHARAITVPALMGLALAYAFNPLITWVHRRARIPRPITAGIILIILLGAITALLAYLGPLLVDQIARLFSKFDIYVASASQHIGHWIEELQRRAQEMTGGVAHTQPASTLSDAFEVAATQATQPAPQPTVTTMPAALPFQWPQIMGVLSKSLNLGISLIISTFGLMTYLLIAVVLVLFSFFMFSWQFEGIVQWFKQFIPASNRERTLDILTKMDKSVSGFIRGRLLQSLILGTVLTIGWAIAGVPFWLLLGIIAMVLNLIPYAAAVTWPTAILLTWVDRISGGQPFSIWLVVIWPTVVYVAAQSLDGWVIEPMVQGKATNLHPLSILLAVLIGGTLGGIFGMMLAIPTAACIKILMQEIVVPSIKSWAAAH; the protein is encoded by the coding sequence ATGGAACCATCCTCTACCTCTCCATCGAAGACGCGAACCAGCGACCGACATCTCTGGCAAATCCGCTGGGTACGTGATCTCCTGATTATCGCAGTCGTCTTCTTGGTGCTTGATGTGGGCTATCACGCACGAGCGATTACGGTGCCAGCTCTCATGGGGCTTGCCCTTGCGTATGCTTTCAATCCGCTCATCACCTGGGTCCATCGTCGGGCCCGCATTCCACGACCAATTACCGCAGGGATCATTCTCATCATCTTGTTGGGAGCAATCACCGCACTGTTGGCCTATCTGGGCCCGCTGCTGGTGGATCAGATTGCAAGACTTTTCAGCAAGTTCGACATCTACGTTGCCAGTGCGAGTCAACACATCGGACATTGGATTGAAGAATTACAGCGACGGGCACAGGAAATGACCGGCGGGGTAGCACATACGCAGCCCGCTTCCACCCTGTCCGATGCTTTCGAGGTTGCGGCAACTCAAGCAACGCAGCCCGCACCGCAGCCCACGGTTACAACGATGCCAGCAGCTCTCCCCTTCCAGTGGCCACAGATTATGGGAGTGCTTTCCAAATCACTGAACCTCGGTATCAGCCTCATCATTTCGACGTTTGGTCTGATGACATACCTTCTGATCGCGGTAGTGCTTGTATTGTTTTCGTTTTTTATGTTCAGTTGGCAGTTCGAAGGTATCGTGCAGTGGTTCAAACAATTCATCCCCGCTTCTAATCGTGAGCGTACTCTCGATATTCTCACCAAGATGGATAAGTCTGTGTCAGGATTTATTCGTGGAAGGCTTCTCCAATCGCTCATACTCGGAACCGTGCTTACCATCGGTTGGGCGATCGCCGGCGTGCCGTTCTGGCTTTTGCTGGGCATTATCGCCATGGTCCTGAATCTGATTCCATACGCAGCTGCAGTGACCTGGCCGACCGCGATCTTACTGACGTGGGTGGACCGTATCAGCGGCGGCCAACCATTCAGCATCTGGCTAGTGGTGATCTGGCCGACTGTCGTTTATGTCGCTGCGCAATCTCTAGACGGCTGGGTCATCGAACCCATGGTACAGGGCAAGGCAACGAACCTGCATCCGCTCTCAATCCTGTTAGCGGTTTTGATTGGCGGTACTCTCGGCGGAATTTTCGGCATGATGCTGGCAATTCCGACTGCTGCATGCATCAAAATACTGATGCAGGAAATCGTGGTTCCAAGCATTAAATCGTGGGCGGCTGCTCATTAA